Proteins encoded in a region of the Flammeovirga yaeyamensis genome:
- a CDS encoding autotransporter outer membrane beta-barrel domain-containing protein: protein MKLQLQLLIYFFLINAIATYSQTQPSGTGSSADPYLIATYDNLLWLSQNDTEWNKSYLVTNNIDASASNDGGEGFKPIGEEGNSFRGNFDGASDQGYKISNLYINRPLEDNVGLFGYINKFNTVIKKVHLDNFSITGKDNVGAIVGKVDNAQELKKITLSGVNSKVIGENNTGGLVGQNNKSTLSEILVEDVKIEHNTTATFENIGGVIGYNSNTDNNRSLSKIVLTNVTVTTNYSRAGGVIGKAENNTSLTNVDIDALTVQSATHAGGVIGQNINSSITDVVVTDVNIITSGRYAGGITGKNDTGTIQNVMVVGTIKSKKSIGGIAGDSNSSSSITKANAIITIDLQNNAEIIGGIVGGNYSSSTISEVYSVLNILNVGNLTGSVGGISSFNNVGSNITLAYYDDTDLLSLTLTDNGGINPLTENDFVNESSFVGFDFTDYWEIGTISKYSSAARPYPIHIDRVNQDLPVELISFDVELKDNGVYLYWKTATEINNDYFQIERSFDKRNWELIGELKGQGNSNSLVKYEYFDHELISNSGYIYYRLKQVDFDGQFTYYQTFLVLSDSLQALKIYPTISHDLIFIEDTSNQPVKIFNLMGQNFTNKVMLRQEHRHKVMSLASIPKGWYIIKTLYGSEKVYRK from the coding sequence ATGAAATTACAACTACAACTATTAATTTATTTTTTTCTCATTAATGCGATCGCTACTTATAGTCAAACACAACCAAGCGGGACAGGTAGTAGTGCTGATCCTTATCTTATTGCAACCTACGATAATTTATTATGGCTTTCTCAAAATGATACTGAATGGAATAAATCTTATTTAGTCACAAACAATATAGATGCATCAGCTTCTAATGATGGAGGAGAAGGTTTTAAACCAATCGGAGAAGAGGGGAACTCATTTAGGGGGAATTTTGATGGAGCCTCAGATCAAGGTTATAAAATTTCGAACTTATATATCAATCGACCATTAGAAGATAATGTGGGACTGTTTGGCTACATCAATAAATTCAATACAGTGATAAAAAAGGTACATTTAGATAACTTTTCGATTACTGGTAAAGACAATGTTGGGGCTATTGTTGGTAAAGTTGATAATGCCCAAGAATTAAAGAAAATAACACTGAGTGGGGTAAACTCTAAGGTCATCGGAGAGAATAATACCGGTGGTTTGGTTGGGCAGAATAACAAATCTACATTATCAGAGATTTTGGTGGAAGATGTAAAAATAGAGCACAATACTACTGCTACTTTTGAAAATATTGGAGGTGTTATCGGCTATAATTCAAATACAGATAACAATAGAAGTCTATCAAAAATTGTATTAACCAATGTAACTGTAACAACAAATTATTCTAGGGCTGGTGGAGTTATTGGAAAGGCTGAAAATAATACCTCACTAACTAATGTTGATATTGACGCTTTAACGGTACAATCTGCAACTCATGCAGGAGGAGTTATTGGCCAGAATATAAACTCTAGTATCACTGATGTTGTTGTGACTGATGTAAATATTATTACATCAGGAAGATATGCTGGAGGAATAACAGGAAAAAACGATACGGGAACTATACAAAATGTGATGGTTGTTGGAACTATCAAATCTAAAAAAAGTATTGGGGGAATTGCGGGTGACAGTAATAGTTCTAGTTCGATTACAAAAGCCAATGCTATTATCACTATTGATCTTCAAAATAATGCAGAAATTATTGGTGGAATTGTTGGTGGTAACTACAGCTCTTCTACCATTTCTGAAGTGTATTCGGTATTGAACATTCTAAACGTTGGTAATCTAACGGGCAGCGTTGGTGGTATTTCTTCTTTCAATAATGTGGGGAGTAATATCACTTTGGCCTATTATGATGATACTGACTTATTAAGTTTAACATTGACAGATAATGGAGGAATCAATCCCTTAACGGAAAATGATTTTGTTAATGAGTCGTCATTTGTTGGGTTTGATTTTACTGATTATTGGGAAATTGGTACTATATCAAAATATAGTTCAGCTGCCCGTCCTTATCCAATTCATATAGATAGAGTCAACCAAGATTTACCAGTCGAATTGATATCATTTGATGTTGAATTGAAGGATAATGGAGTGTACCTCTACTGGAAGACAGCGACTGAAATCAATAATGATTATTTCCAAATTGAACGATCTTTTGATAAACGTAATTGGGAATTAATAGGTGAATTGAAAGGTCAGGGTAACTCGAATTCATTAGTGAAATACGAATACTTTGATCATGAATTAATATCAAATAGTGGCTACATCTATTATAGGTTGAAACAAGTTGATTTCGATGGTCAGTTTACTTATTACCAAACTTTTTTGGTGTTATCAGATAGTCTTCAAGCCTTGAAAATATATCCAACCATTTCGCATGACCTTATATTTATTGAAGATACATCAAATCAGCCTGTGAAGATTTTTAATCTGATGGGACAAAACTTCACTAATAAGGTGATGCTTCGGCAAGAACATCGACATAAAGTTATGTCACTTGCATCTATTCCAAAAGGTTGGTACATCATCAAAACCTTATATGGATCTGAAAAAGTGTATAGAAAATAA
- the lpxB gene encoding lipid-A-disaccharide synthase, producing MKYYLIAGEKSGDLHASNLMKEILNNDPEAEFRFWGGEEMQKVGGTLIHHYSEISFMGFLEVAKNLLTIRRYMNECKKDILCWKPDVVILVDFSGFNLKIAKYVKPRGTKVFYYISPKVWAWNQSRAKRIRTAVDRMFVIMHFEKAFYKKYDYDVDYVGNPLFDAIKQFDPSPTFLEENQLDPNKKIIAVLPGSRYQEVQMILQTMLTIIPKYNKEEFQFVVAGVDHLPSELYQEVKDLGVKLVFNQTYDLLSNATSAVVTSGTATLETALFEVPQVVCYRTSPVTYNIIKALIKVRFISLVNLIADKEVVRELIQNDFTTENLAQELEYTLTTKRDKILQDYKEMKAKIDTEGTSKKAASLMYKYLKEGIPEQKF from the coding sequence ATGAAATATTATTTGATTGCAGGTGAAAAATCTGGTGATTTACATGCCTCCAACTTAATGAAAGAAATTTTGAACAACGACCCTGAAGCAGAATTCCGTTTTTGGGGAGGTGAAGAAATGCAGAAAGTCGGCGGCACACTCATTCATCATTATTCTGAAATCTCTTTCATGGGCTTCTTGGAAGTTGCCAAAAACCTTTTGACAATCAGACGCTACATGAACGAATGTAAAAAGGATATTTTATGTTGGAAACCTGATGTGGTTATTCTTGTCGATTTCTCCGGTTTCAACCTAAAGATTGCCAAGTATGTAAAACCAAGAGGTACCAAAGTATTCTATTACATTTCTCCTAAAGTATGGGCTTGGAATCAAAGCAGAGCCAAGAGAATTCGAACTGCAGTCGATAGAATGTTTGTGATAATGCATTTCGAAAAAGCATTCTATAAGAAATACGATTATGATGTAGATTATGTAGGCAATCCACTTTTTGATGCCATCAAACAGTTTGATCCGTCTCCTACCTTCTTGGAGGAAAATCAACTCGATCCTAATAAGAAAATTATTGCCGTTCTACCAGGAAGTAGGTATCAAGAGGTGCAAATGATCTTGCAAACAATGTTGACGATCATCCCGAAATACAACAAAGAGGAATTTCAGTTTGTAGTTGCAGGGGTAGATCATTTACCATCAGAACTCTATCAAGAGGTAAAAGATTTGGGTGTGAAGTTGGTATTTAATCAAACCTACGATCTATTAAGCAATGCTACTTCTGCCGTGGTCACTTCTGGTACAGCTACATTAGAAACAGCATTATTCGAGGTACCACAAGTGGTATGTTACAGAACAAGTCCGGTAACATATAACATCATTAAAGCCCTAATTAAGGTTAGATTTATTTCTTTAGTGAACCTTATTGCAGATAAAGAAGTAGTACGAGAATTAATTCAAAACGATTTTACTACAGAAAATTTAGCTCAAGAATTAGAATATACTTTAACGACTAAACGAGATAAAATTCTTCAAGATTATAAAGAGATGAAAGCCAAAATTGATACGGAAGGCACTTCCAAAAAGGCAGCATCCTTAATGTATAAATACCTTAAGGAAGGTATTCCAGAACAAAAGTTCTAA
- a CDS encoding 6-pyruvoyl trahydropterin synthase family protein, producing the protein MIYINRREFFNAAHKLYNPKWTKEQNEEFFGPCANENWHGHNFEMVITVKGNPDPDTGYVMNMKDLGRITQEHIISKVDHKNLNMDVDFLEGKMTSCETLAMEFWKILAPKVKEFAPNAELHCIELHETRKNFVQYYGE; encoded by the coding sequence ATGATTTATATAAACAGAAGAGAGTTTTTTAACGCAGCTCATAAATTATATAATCCGAAATGGACAAAAGAGCAAAACGAAGAGTTTTTTGGTCCTTGTGCAAATGAAAATTGGCATGGTCACAATTTCGAGATGGTCATTACTGTAAAAGGTAATCCTGATCCCGATACTGGATATGTAATGAATATGAAAGACTTAGGTCGCATTACTCAAGAACATATTATCAGTAAGGTAGATCATAAAAACCTGAATATGGATGTAGATTTCCTTGAAGGTAAAATGACAAGTTGCGAAACATTAGCGATGGAATTCTGGAAAATTCTTGCTCCAAAAGTTAAAGAATTTGCTCCAAATGCTGAGCTGCATTGTATCGAACTCCACGAAACAAGAAAAAACTTCGTTCAATATTACGGAGAATAA
- a CDS encoding PD40 domain-containing protein, with translation MKKYLLILFILLSINAFSQEDNATNVSLEEDDMSFVWQLVGLGDSLFYNFEQPDEALKYYLGAYDFLSNNYDLNKKIGDCYLESVTEEKTLSLPYLKKVINNFPDSLDSDDYYNLGRAFHFDEEFDSAIVYYEMSYVSADSSFLTTIEKRVTECINGLKFVKNPKKHIIIKNLGPSVNSKYADFCPLVDAVENKLYFTSRRHEFRLDNPDIRDHLSENIYFSQRKDFVNWNEPTPLPYPVNNDDHSATVSINLDGSEMILYRNGDLLVSNTTFEGWTKPKKLPKNINSIFVETSACINTTMDTLYFVSNNEYLSLGGLDIFMSVKNDNGRWGKPINLGPEINTKYDEEGVALSMDGNTLYFASRGHDTMGGYDIFKSTKDFQGNWSKAENLGTPINTPYDDVYFMIRTNGRHAYYSSARKGGYGEKDIYRISILDDEKPLSIARRDISYLYLDKDSVELNRDKTDHDPLMEIKKNTLDATTDLLKTLLLHANTTAKDSVNHVE, from the coding sequence ATGAAAAAATACCTACTTATACTATTCATACTACTATCTATCAATGCCTTTTCTCAAGAAGACAATGCTACCAACGTGTCTCTAGAAGAGGATGACATGAGCTTTGTTTGGCAATTAGTGGGTCTAGGAGATAGCTTATTTTACAATTTTGAACAACCTGATGAAGCCCTTAAATACTATTTGGGTGCTTACGATTTTTTATCAAATAACTATGATTTGAATAAAAAAATAGGTGATTGCTACTTAGAATCAGTAACTGAAGAAAAAACATTAAGCTTACCCTATCTAAAAAAAGTAATCAACAACTTCCCTGATTCCTTGGATAGTGATGACTATTATAATTTGGGTAGGGCCTTTCATTTCGACGAAGAATTTGATAGTGCCATTGTATACTATGAGATGAGTTACGTTAGTGCTGATTCCAGCTTTTTAACTACAATTGAAAAAAGGGTTACAGAATGTATTAATGGACTAAAATTCGTAAAAAATCCAAAGAAACATATCATTATCAAAAACTTAGGCCCCTCTGTTAATTCAAAATATGCTGACTTTTGTCCATTGGTAGATGCAGTAGAAAACAAACTATATTTTACTAGTAGACGCCATGAATTCAGATTAGATAATCCAGATATTAGAGATCACCTATCAGAAAATATTTACTTCAGTCAAAGGAAAGATTTTGTGAATTGGAATGAACCTACTCCACTTCCTTACCCTGTAAATAACGACGATCATTCGGCAACAGTCTCTATCAATCTGGATGGTTCAGAAATGATCCTTTACAGGAATGGTGACCTTCTGGTATCAAATACTACTTTCGAAGGGTGGACAAAACCTAAAAAGCTTCCTAAAAACATCAATAGTATTTTTGTGGAAACATCAGCTTGTATCAATACCACAATGGATACATTGTATTTTGTGAGTAACAATGAATATTTGTCGTTAGGTGGTTTAGATATTTTCATGTCCGTGAAAAATGATAACGGAAGATGGGGGAAGCCTATTAATTTAGGACCAGAGATCAATACAAAATATGATGAAGAAGGTGTTGCATTATCAATGGATGGCAATACTTTATACTTCGCTTCTAGAGGTCATGATACCATGGGAGGGTACGATATATTTAAATCCACAAAAGATTTTCAAGGAAATTGGTCTAAGGCGGAAAACTTAGGAACACCTATAAACACTCCTTATGATGATGTGTATTTTATGATCCGCACCAACGGAAGACACGCTTACTATTCGTCTGCAAGAAAAGGTGGATACGGAGAAAAAGATATCTACCGTATCTCTATATTAGATGATGAAAAACCGTTATCTATTGCTAGAAGAGACATTTCTTATTTATATCTGGATAAAGATTCTGTAGAATTAAATAGAGATAAAACCGATCATGACCCTTTAATGGAAATCAAAAAAAACACGCTCGACGCGACTACTGATCTATTAAAAACACTTCTACTTCATGCTAACACAACTGCTAAAGATTCTGTAAATCACGTAGAATAA
- a CDS encoding tetratricopeptide repeat protein: protein MNSNNRSLLFQLFCSLFLFVFLFDVKAQKESSNSYALELIHQPEIEDPKNTLYECNLILKNDKSNYEAYFNRALAKTSLGAFKSAQLDFSKALNLNHPRKVDIYYRRGISYFLENDYLNAISDFDSAIQIEPNHVKALWKKAQAYFHLDSRVLMMETLDQLSIVQPDNPITWHDMGTLYYKNKNFDKAKDCFTKALIIDPKMSVSYNHRGIVYNKLHDAAKAFDDFNRAIFYDSCFVEAYNNRGLIYLEFEDYFEAENDFLMAIKKDNHLNKEALNNLAITKYLTGRIKEGLDDINEVLNHYPFFATAYITRGNIKERLHDDAGACSDWHKAAELGILSGLTYAQETCH, encoded by the coding sequence ATGAACTCAAACAATAGATCTTTACTTTTTCAGCTCTTTTGTTCACTTTTCCTTTTCGTATTTCTATTTGATGTTAAAGCACAAAAAGAAAGTTCAAATTCTTATGCCTTAGAACTAATTCATCAACCTGAAATCGAAGATCCAAAAAACACATTGTATGAGTGTAATTTGATTCTGAAAAATGATAAATCAAATTATGAGGCTTATTTTAATAGGGCACTTGCTAAAACAAGTTTGGGAGCCTTTAAAAGTGCACAATTAGATTTCAGCAAAGCATTGAACTTGAATCACCCAAGAAAGGTGGATATATATTACAGAAGAGGCATTTCTTATTTTTTAGAAAATGATTATTTAAATGCCATTTCTGATTTTGATAGTGCTATTCAAATTGAACCGAATCATGTGAAAGCATTATGGAAAAAAGCCCAAGCTTATTTTCATTTAGATTCGAGAGTGTTGATGATGGAGACTTTAGATCAACTGTCTATCGTTCAACCAGACAACCCTATCACATGGCATGACATGGGTACGCTTTATTACAAAAACAAAAACTTTGATAAAGCAAAGGATTGTTTTACTAAAGCATTAATCATCGACCCTAAAATGTCTGTTTCATACAATCATAGAGGGATAGTGTATAACAAACTACATGATGCCGCCAAGGCTTTTGATGATTTCAATAGAGCTATTTTCTACGATAGTTGCTTTGTAGAAGCTTACAATAATAGAGGATTAATTTATTTAGAATTTGAAGATTACTTTGAGGCTGAAAACGATTTTTTAATGGCCATTAAAAAAGACAATCATCTAAACAAAGAGGCCTTAAATAATCTAGCCATCACAAAATACCTCACTGGAAGAATAAAAGAAGGACTAGACGATATCAATGAAGTACTTAATCATTATCCTTTCTTTGCTACAGCATATATTACTAGAGGAAATATAAAAGAACGGTTACATGACGATGCCGGTGCATGTTCTGATTGGCACAAAGCGGCTGAACTAGGAATTCTTTCGGGCTTAACCTATGCCCAAGAAACTTGTCATTAG
- a CDS encoding putative type IX sorting system protein PorV2 → MNASFFRSYLNYSTLTCILIFITVQSQAQINAPKYVNEYLAIGVGARGLAMGNAQTETVNDATAGYWNPAGLINLEDRYSVSLMHAEYFAGIAKYDFAGFATKIDNQSALGISFIRFGVDDIPDTRYLFDPDGSINWDNVQSFSSADYAFLFSYARQFPKLPNLQFGANAKVIYRHAGQFANAWGFGLDMGLQWKKGRWQVGVTAKDITGTYNVWAYNPATFYDIFKQTGNTIPENSVEVATPRLIVGGARNFAIWKDSQHEDAEELIGALVSFGADITFDGKRNTVVKTDLISIDPRMGVEFHYKKMVFLRGGISQFQYIKEFNGNEKLEFLPSFGAGFAFKGFVLDYALTNIGDISSVSLYSHVFSLKVDFGRTLKRSTNAPKTEKYY, encoded by the coding sequence ATGAACGCATCATTTTTTAGAAGTTATTTAAATTATAGTACGCTTACTTGTATTCTTATCTTTATTACCGTTCAGTCTCAAGCACAGATCAATGCCCCTAAATATGTCAACGAATATTTAGCCATTGGTGTGGGTGCAAGAGGTCTAGCAATGGGTAATGCACAGACAGAAACAGTAAATGATGCTACCGCGGGTTATTGGAACCCTGCCGGATTGATAAATCTTGAAGATCGCTATTCTGTTTCTCTAATGCATGCAGAATATTTTGCGGGTATTGCAAAGTATGATTTTGCTGGTTTTGCCACTAAAATTGATAATCAATCTGCTTTAGGAATTTCTTTTATTCGTTTTGGTGTAGATGATATTCCAGACACTAGATATCTTTTTGATCCAGACGGTTCTATCAATTGGGACAATGTGCAAAGTTTTTCATCTGCCGATTATGCCTTTTTATTCTCTTATGCTCGACAGTTCCCTAAACTTCCTAACCTTCAATTTGGAGCAAATGCTAAGGTGATTTACCGACATGCAGGTCAGTTTGCAAATGCTTGGGGCTTTGGTTTAGACATGGGATTACAATGGAAAAAAGGACGTTGGCAAGTAGGTGTGACTGCAAAAGATATTACAGGTACATACAATGTTTGGGCGTATAATCCTGCTACTTTCTACGATATCTTTAAACAAACAGGAAACACAATTCCAGAAAATTCTGTCGAAGTAGCTACTCCTAGACTAATTGTAGGTGGTGCTAGAAATTTTGCCATTTGGAAAGACAGCCAACATGAAGATGCTGAAGAACTGATTGGTGCATTAGTTTCTTTTGGTGCTGATATTACCTTTGACGGAAAAAGAAACACAGTTGTAAAAACAGACTTAATAAGTATTGATCCAAGAATGGGTGTTGAATTTCACTACAAGAAAATGGTTTTCCTTAGAGGTGGTATTTCTCAATTTCAGTACATCAAAGAGTTTAATGGAAATGAAAAATTAGAGTTCCTACCTAGTTTCGGTGCCGGTTTTGCATTCAAAGGCTTTGTACTTGATTATGCATTGACAAACATTGGAGATATTTCATCCGTTTCTCTCTACTCTCATGTTTTCAGTCTGAAAGTAGACTTTGGTAGAACATTAAAAAGATCAACTAACGCACCTAAAACCGAAAAATATTACTAA
- a CDS encoding SixA phosphatase family protein, giving the protein MKKLILMRHAKSSWNNPSQTDFDRPLNDRGIRDLEKISETVMKQNIVPDLIISSPALRTKITAEKMASVFDVSIEYNKHLYHAFDTEVLDEIKQFDDALECIMLVIHNPGITDVRNYFLEEMIANVPTSGCIAIEFEEATSWNDLKEGKELYFEYPKLYFPKK; this is encoded by the coding sequence TTGAAAAAGTTAATACTTATGCGTCATGCAAAATCGAGTTGGAATAATCCAAGTCAAACCGATTTTGATCGACCATTAAATGATAGAGGAATAAGAGATTTAGAAAAGATCTCTGAAACTGTCATGAAGCAAAATATTGTGCCTGATCTCATCATAAGTTCTCCTGCATTAAGAACAAAAATTACTGCTGAGAAAATGGCGTCCGTTTTTGATGTGTCTATTGAATATAATAAACATCTTTATCATGCTTTTGATACTGAGGTTTTAGATGAAATCAAACAATTTGATGATGCATTAGAGTGTATTATGTTAGTCATCCACAATCCTGGAATTACTGATGTTAGAAACTATTTTTTAGAAGAGATGATTGCTAATGTACCAACAAGTGGTTGTATCGCTATAGAATTTGAAGAAGCAACTAGTTGGAATGATTTAAAAGAGGGAAAGGAACTATATTTTGAGTATCCTAAATTGTATTTTCCCAAAAAATAG
- a CDS encoding YhdH/YhfP family quinone oxidoreductase → MTTFKAFVTEKVGEKEFQQSIQSKNIQDLPEGDVLVKVAYSSLNYKDALSALGKPGVTKNYPHTPGIDASGVVVSSKDPQFKEGDEVIVTSYDLGMNTWGGFSEYIQVPSNWVVPMPKGLSLKSSMEVGTAGLTAAMSIYKLTQQVKADAGDIVVTGASGGVGSFAVAMLSKMGYSVVAVSGKSEDYLKKLGASKVVGRDEFLEGNQRPLLKPLYAGAVDTVGGDYLATAIKATLPLGVVTCCGNAASFDLPLNVFPFILRGVSLVGIDSQNFPYEERVKVWNNIASEWLPETSDITEEVNLEGLLEKINLIIKGGISGRVLVKVGE, encoded by the coding sequence ATGACAACCTTTAAGGCCTTTGTAACCGAAAAAGTTGGTGAAAAAGAATTCCAACAATCCATCCAATCAAAAAATATCCAAGATCTTCCCGAAGGAGATGTTTTAGTGAAAGTAGCTTATTCATCTTTAAACTATAAAGATGCTTTGTCTGCTTTGGGTAAGCCGGGTGTAACTAAAAACTACCCTCACACACCAGGAATTGATGCTTCAGGTGTAGTTGTATCTTCAAAAGATCCTCAATTTAAAGAAGGCGATGAAGTGATTGTGACAAGTTACGATCTAGGTATGAATACTTGGGGAGGCTTTTCTGAATATATTCAAGTTCCATCAAATTGGGTAGTGCCAATGCCTAAAGGTTTATCTTTAAAATCTTCTATGGAAGTGGGAACTGCAGGTTTAACCGCTGCAATGAGTATCTACAAATTGACTCAGCAAGTTAAAGCAGATGCTGGTGATATTGTTGTAACAGGTGCATCAGGTGGAGTAGGTTCTTTTGCTGTAGCAATGCTAAGTAAAATGGGTTACTCTGTAGTAGCAGTATCTGGTAAATCTGAAGATTATCTAAAAAAACTAGGAGCAAGTAAAGTTGTAGGTAGAGATGAGTTTTTGGAAGGTAATCAAAGACCTTTATTGAAACCACTTTATGCGGGTGCTGTAGATACTGTTGGTGGCGACTATTTAGCTACTGCAATTAAAGCGACTTTACCTCTAGGTGTAGTTACTTGTTGTGGTAATGCAGCTTCATTCGACTTACCACTTAACGTATTTCCTTTTATCTTAAGAGGGGTAAGTTTAGTAGGTATTGATTCTCAAAACTTCCCATATGAAGAAAGAGTAAAAGTTTGGAATAACATCGCTTCTGAATGGTTACCTGAAACTTCTGATATTACAGAGGAAGTGAATTTAGAAGGATTATTAGAAAAGATTAATTTGATCATCAAAGGTGGTATTAGTGGTCGAGTACTTGTAAAAGTAGGAGAGTAG
- a CDS encoding PP2C family protein-serine/threonine phosphatase, whose product MEFTLMEKSEDLIKRVQELESELQDKEDQIRKLKESEMALADANVRIAELFMDLEDAQEQIIDQKNEIQQQNEELNEHLEELSLINEQLNIAQTLNENLHRQQIQADIIKRAHNRILSSIHYAQNIQKSILPSSSKIKNIFPKYFKHFIPKDLVGGDFYWVTQIGNKDILIVGDCTGHGVPGAFMTLIGISLIERIVNVLKVTDPSEVLKELNKLINQLLVQKNIDCNRDSIDMSIFVLDKTTNKVIISSAKRNFIRVGKDRFAEQIKGCRFTVGDFSETEKVFVNQEFDVNKGDRYYFYSDGLTDQFGGPKNKKIGNKNFKNLIESIQNEQLFSQQISIENYYTEWMKDEVQIDDMVLFGIEL is encoded by the coding sequence ATGGAATTTACTCTCATGGAGAAAAGTGAAGATTTAATTAAGAGAGTTCAAGAATTAGAGTCAGAATTACAAGATAAAGAAGATCAAATAAGAAAACTTAAGGAAAGTGAAATGGCTCTTGCTGACGCGAATGTGCGTATAGCTGAACTATTTATGGACCTCGAAGACGCTCAAGAACAAATAATTGATCAGAAAAATGAGATTCAACAACAAAATGAAGAGTTGAACGAACATTTAGAAGAACTATCTCTTATAAATGAGCAGTTGAATATTGCTCAGACTTTAAATGAAAATCTTCATAGGCAACAAATACAAGCAGATATAATAAAAAGAGCTCATAATAGAATATTAAGTAGTATTCATTATGCTCAGAATATTCAGAAAAGTATTTTACCATCCTCATCAAAAATTAAAAATATCTTCCCAAAATATTTTAAACACTTTATTCCCAAAGATCTTGTGGGTGGTGATTTTTATTGGGTCACTCAAATTGGAAATAAAGATATTTTAATTGTTGGTGATTGTACAGGACACGGTGTCCCTGGAGCATTTATGACCTTAATTGGTATTTCATTAATAGAGAGGATTGTAAATGTATTAAAGGTAACTGACCCATCAGAAGTATTAAAAGAGCTCAACAAGTTAATTAATCAGTTATTAGTTCAGAAAAACATTGATTGCAACAGAGACAGTATTGACATGTCTATTTTTGTTTTAGATAAAACTACTAATAAAGTAATTATTAGTAGTGCAAAGAGAAATTTTATACGTGTTGGGAAAGATAGATTTGCTGAACAGATAAAAGGATGTAGATTTACTGTAGGAGATTTTTCAGAAACTGAGAAAGTTTTTGTTAATCAGGAATTCGATGTAAACAAGGGAGATCGATATTACTTCTATTCTGATGGTCTTACAGATCAGTTTGGAGGACCTAAAAACAAGAAGATTGGAAATAAAAATTTCAAAAACCTTATTGAGTCCATTCAAAACGAACAACTTTTTTCACAGCAAATTAGTATCGAGAACTATTATACAGAATGGATGAAAGATGAAGTACAAATCGATGACATGGTTTTATTTGGCATTGAACTATAA
- a CDS encoding DsrE/DsrF/DrsH-like family protein produces the protein MQFENQELKAYIDQLVEEKVNEKTENFQQELQKLQSSLQNLNGVQQKDKITMLVTSFELDQVMPAFIIANGAASFGMEVTIFFTLWGINALKEKSIYKGKNIKEKMITMMLPSHPKSTTISRLNMMGIGTGMMKTMMKENNIETLPDLIDLSIEMGSKLIACQMTMGMMGITTDEIRDGVEYGGVALYIEEASESSVTLTF, from the coding sequence ATGCAATTCGAAAATCAAGAACTTAAAGCATACATAGATCAACTTGTTGAAGAAAAAGTGAATGAAAAAACTGAAAACTTTCAACAAGAATTACAAAAATTACAATCTTCTTTACAAAACTTAAATGGGGTTCAGCAAAAAGACAAAATCACCATGTTGGTGACTAGTTTTGAGCTTGATCAAGTAATGCCTGCTTTTATCATTGCCAATGGTGCAGCAAGTTTTGGTATGGAAGTCACCATTTTCTTTACGCTTTGGGGAATTAATGCATTAAAAGAAAAGAGCATTTACAAAGGAAAGAACATCAAAGAGAAGATGATCACCATGATGCTGCCTAGTCATCCAAAATCAACCACTATCTCAAGATTAAATATGATGGGTATTGGTACTGGAATGATGAAAACAATGATGAAGGAAAACAATATTGAAACCCTTCCAGATCTTATTGACCTATCCATTGAAATGGGATCCAAGTTAATAGCTTGTCAGATGACAATGGGTATGATGGGTATTACTACCGATGAAATTAGAGATGGTGTCGAGTATGGAGGCGTAGCCCTTTATATAGAAGAGGCATCAGAATCTAGTGTGACATTAACTTTCTAA
- a CDS encoding sulfurtransferase TusA family protein gives MKTPELKKLDCSSLNCPMPIVRIAKSIRTMSIGEKLEITATDPAFKADVEAWIRKTGQRMISFVEEGKSKITVIEKIK, from the coding sequence ATGAAAACACCTGAATTAAAAAAACTGGATTGTTCATCATTGAACTGCCCTATGCCAATTGTTAGAATAGCAAAGTCAATAAGAACAATGAGTATTGGAGAAAAACTAGAAATTACCGCTACAGACCCTGCCTTTAAAGCTGATGTTGAAGCTTGGATTCGTAAAACTGGGCAACGAATGATTTCTTTCGTTGAGGAAGGAAAATCAAAAATTACGGTAATTGAAAAAATTAAATAA